The following is a genomic window from Nitrospirota bacterium.
CAATCCCACGTGTTCCACCTGTAACAAGAGCAACCTGTTCTTTCAAATCCATTTCTTCCTCCTTAAAGACTGGTTTTAATTTTAACAAAGAGTCTCTTTCTTTTCCAGTCTGTAGTGTTTCACATAATAGCAAATATACAGAAGTTATTGTAATAATAGTAATTTTATGTTAATAATATCTTAATTGATTATGAATACAGCAAGGAAATATTTAATCTCAAAATAATCAATATCTGAATACTTTTTTGTAAAAAATCCTTATGCTCTATAAATTCAGGGATACATAAAAAATAAAGGAGAATATTGCTCATAATGAAAAACAAAGTATATTTAATAGACGTTACAAACAGAGACGGTGTTCAGACATCAAGGATACTACTTCCTAAACTTTCAAAAACAATGCTGAATATCTATCTCGATGAGATGGGGATTTATCAAAGTGAAGTAGGATTTCCAACACTCAAACATGAGATCAATTATATAAATGCCAATCTCGAACTTGTAAAACTCGGCACCATAAAAAAGATTCATCTCGAGGGATGGTGCAGGGCTATACCGGAAGATGTAAGATTAAGCTTTAAAAATTGTCCAGATCTAAAACATCTTAATATATCGATGTCTACATCGGAAATCATGATAAAAGGTAAATTTCAAGGGAAAAAGACTTTTAAAGACATTATCAAATCACTTATTGATGCAGTAAAAACTGCTAAAGAACTCGGAGCAGAAACTTTAGGAATTAATGCAGAAGATGCTTCTCGCACTGAGCTTGACAGACTTATAGAATTTATACTTGCAGGGAAAGAGGCTGGAGCTGACCGTTTTAGATACTGCGATACTCTCGGCACAGACGACCCTATAACTATCTATGAAAGAACTAAGGCCTTAGCATTGGCTACAAAATTTCCGATCGAAATGCACTGCCATAATGATCTTGGGATGGCAGAAGCAGTTTCAGTAGCTGGTGCACAGGGTGCAATTGAGGGTGGAGTTGATACATATATCAATACAACAGTGAACGGGTATGGCGAACGTTGCGGCAATTGTGACTTGGTTTCAACAATCCTTGCACTGAAGTTTTCACAAGGACTAAAAAACAAGCTTCCCCTTGACGAACATGTTGATCTGAAAAAAGCGTGGAAAATAGGAAGATATGCTTCTTATGCATTCAATATTCCGATACCGATCAATCAACCTGGAGTTGGGGCAAATGCATTTGCCCATGAATCAGGTATCCATGCAGATGGTGCCTTGAAAGACAGACGCAACTATGAACTCTATGACCCGGAGGATGTGGGGAGAGGTGAGCCTGAACTCGCTGAGACAGGAAGAATAATCACTACTGGTGAATATGGTGGGATTAAAGGCTTCAGACATGTATATGATAAGCTCGGGCTTCATTTTCAGGATGACAATGAAGCAAGAAGAGTTCTTGAACTTGTTCAGTATGCTAATCTTCACACACAAAAACCTCTGACGGATGATGAATTAAGGCTTATTGCAACACATCCTGATGTTGTGAAGAAAATACTTACGGTAAATCTTTAATTATGTATACTATCACCTTAATACCTGGCGACGGGACAGGACCTGAAATAACTGAAGCTACAAAACGTGTAATAGAAGCTACAGGAGTCCCTATCTCCTGGGATATACAGGAAGCAGGACTTGAGGTATATGAAAAAGAAGGCAATCCATTACCACAAAGGGTTCTTGACTCCATAAAGAGAAACCGAATCGCTCTAAAGGGACCTATTACAACTCCTGTCGGAAAGGGTTTCCGTAGTGTAAACGTATCACTCAGACAGAATCTTGATCTTTATTGTTGCTTGAGACCATGTAAATCATTTAAAGGCACAAAATCTCGATACGAAAATGTTGACCTTATAATCGTGAGAGAAAATACAGAGGATTTATATGCAGGGATTGAATTTGAGAAAGGTTCTGAAGGTGCTGAAAATATTATAGAACTTATTCATAAATTGACAGGCAAACGAATAAGACCGGATTCTGGTTTAAGTATTAAACCAATATCAGTTTATGCTACTGAGCGTATTGTTAAATTTGCTTTTGAGTATGCACGAAAAACCAAAAGGAAAAAAGTGACAGCAGTACATAAAGCCAATATAATGAAATTTTCAGATGGCCTTTTTCTTGATACAGCACGGAATGTTGCTGCACAATATCCTGATATTGAATTTGAAGATAGGATCATCGATAACATGTGCATGCAGCTTGTTCAAAAACCTGAACTATATGACGTCATAGTCCTGCCGAATTTATATGGAGATATCGTATCAGATCTTGCAGCAGGTCTTATCGGCGGACTTGGGCTTGCTCCAGGCGCAAATCTCGGGGAAGAATATGCTGTTTTTGAAGCAACGCATGGAAGTGCTCCGAAATACAAAGGGTTGAATAAAGTTAATCCATTGGCTATGATACTTTCAGGGGTTATGATGCTGAAACATATGGGAGAGTTTGAAGCAGCCCAAAGACTTGAAACCGCAGTAGCTTCTGTCATAGAAGAAGGAAAGAATGTTACCTATGACATGAAA
Proteins encoded in this region:
- a CDS encoding isocitrate/isopropylmalate dehydrogenase family protein, with the translated sequence MYTITLIPGDGTGPEITEATKRVIEATGVPISWDIQEAGLEVYEKEGNPLPQRVLDSIKRNRIALKGPITTPVGKGFRSVNVSLRQNLDLYCCLRPCKSFKGTKSRYENVDLIIVRENTEDLYAGIEFEKGSEGAENIIELIHKLTGKRIRPDSGLSIKPISVYATERIVKFAFEYARKTKRKKVTAVHKANIMKFSDGLFLDTARNVAAQYPDIEFEDRIIDNMCMQLVQKPELYDVIVLPNLYGDIVSDLAAGLIGGLGLAPGANLGEEYAVFEATHGSAPKYKGLNKVNPLAMILSGVMMLKHMGEFEAAQRLETAVASVIEEGKNVTYDMKPNSDDPTAATTSQMADAIIEKLS
- a CDS encoding homocitrate synthase, giving the protein MKNKVYLIDVTNRDGVQTSRILLPKLSKTMLNIYLDEMGIYQSEVGFPTLKHEINYINANLELVKLGTIKKIHLEGWCRAIPEDVRLSFKNCPDLKHLNISMSTSEIMIKGKFQGKKTFKDIIKSLIDAVKTAKELGAETLGINAEDASRTELDRLIEFILAGKEAGADRFRYCDTLGTDDPITIYERTKALALATKFPIEMHCHNDLGMAEAVSVAGAQGAIEGGVDTYINTTVNGYGERCGNCDLVSTILALKFSQGLKNKLPLDEHVDLKKAWKIGRYASYAFNIPIPINQPGVGANAFAHESGIHADGALKDRRNYELYDPEDVGRGEPELAETGRIITTGEYGGIKGFRHVYDKLGLHFQDDNEARRVLELVQYANLHTQKPLTDDELRLIATHPDVVKKILTVNL